The window GTTCCACCAGATCAGCGGTCCGGTGATCGCTAGAACCGGCAGCATCAGGCTGAAGAATGCGGCCAGAATTCGCGTGGGCAGGTTGAAGATATCGCCGGTATGGAGTTCGCGGTTCCACATGCGGGCGTACTTCACTGGCATTGACATGTCTCGCGAGCTTTGCACCTGGAGGACTTTGCCGGTGTAAGCGTCGATGCGGAGGCGGGTGCGGCCGGCTGGAGTGTGGTCTTCAGGGAACTTTAGTCCAATGGTTACGGCTTGCTTTGGACTCTGGGGCAGTTGCATTCCTGTGATTTTGGCTTCGGGAAGTGCATTGTGGGCGATCTGGATGAGGCGGTCTGGCGACAGTGGGACGGTTCCCGGTGCCGGAATCTGTGGCAATTCTGGGCGGGCTGCGGCTGTGCCGGACATTTTTTGGGCCAGCTTGTCCACTTGCCTCTCCCAGTGAATGCAGATGGCGGTCCAGGCGAAGATAAACAGGACTACTGACGAGAGGATTCCAACGAAGTTATGCAGTTCGAAGTTGAAGCGTTTTGCTGATCCGCCATCTGCTGAGAAGTTCCAGCGCATGCGAAAGAGCTTTCTGGGCCACCAGAGGATGATGCCGGTTATGGAAATAACGAACAGGAAGACGGCGCTCCATCCGGTTACTTGGTCCGCGATTTCGCCGATGAGCAAGTGCGTATGGAACTGGTGAACCTTGTTGGAGAATTGATTGGCTTGATCTGCCGATCCGAGTACCTCGCCAGTGTAGGGATTCACGAACAGCGCTGCTCTCTTGCCTGACCTTTGGGTAAATCCGACGAACATTGAGTAGTCGGCGCGTTGCGGGAGTCCGAACTCTTCGATCCTGGCTTCCGGGTATGCGGTTAGAAGCTTCGTGCTGATCGCGTCAAGGGTGAGCGGCTGTCCTTGCGGTTTGACATACGCCAATTTGGCGTTCAATGCTCGGTCGATTTCGTCTTCGAAAGCGACTAAAGCGCCGCTGCTGCCTAATAAAAGAAGGAACAATGCGGCTATGAGTCCGGCCCAGAGATGGAGATTCAGGAGCAGTTTTCGCATCGGAAGGTGCTCAGATTGCCTCAAAAATGGAGCGGCAGCGCCTTGAAATGTGCGTCGAAGCCTCAAAAATGCGCGGTTTGGGGCTTTGAAATCGCGAATTTTTCGGTCGGAAAGGACGTTTCAACATGCACTATAGACGCCCCAGACGGGCGAAAGTTCACTGATAACCAATGATTTAGCGCGAATTTACGCTGTTTTGGAGTGCAATAGCGATGGCCGAAATTGGCCATTTTGAGCTTTGCCGAGACCGAAGCACAGTAGCTTCACCGTTCCGCATGGCATTTTCCTAAATCTCAAATTAGCTTGGTTCAATCGGAGTGCCGTCGTTCTGAAGCACGTGCTCCGAGCATCACGAGCTCACGGGCTGCTACTGGCATGCTGCGTCGGGCGCGAGCACTTTGCCATGCTAAACTTTTTCGCGCCGATCAGGCACCTTCGCGCCAAAGGGAGGAAATCATGGTTCGCTGGACCTTCGCAGCAATCATTGTTCTTACAGCCGCTTTCTCTGCGGCACAGAACAAGCAGCTCGCGGATTATCAGTTACGCATCCATATTTTCCGTCGAAGCGAAACAACTTTCTACCATATGCGAGTCGCCGAAGAAGCAAAGGGCGAGGGCCGCGCAAACCTGTTTGAAAATGGTCAGCCGCGCGGCATGGATTTTCAGTTTAACTGCGCCCACCAGCTGCAAACATCATCCGGCTTCGAGACTTTCCCGGCGAAATGGAAAAAGCCGAACCAGGAACTCGAAGTGCTGCTCCCGGAGTTTGGCAAATCGGACAAGTACGAGAAATGCAAGTTGGAAGTACAGATGAAGGACTTTGCTTACGTACAACGCAATGGCGCGCTGGGAACAGAACCGACGGAAAGTTTCAAGCAATGGATGGTCAAGCACGACTACGATCCCGAACACGGCAAGAACACTCCCATGCCCAATCCTCCAAACCCGCAATCGGCCAATGGAGCACAACCAACACCTGCACACTAACCGACGAGTGCCCTACCCTTGGGAGTTCCAGATCTGCGCTTCACGTGGGAGCCCCAGCATTCCCGGAGTCCTCGCGAACGCAACCTCCTTAATGCGGCTTTCCAAATACTTCGCGTAACAACGCAGTTGTCTGCGCCATTGGATCCTTGCGGATCTTTTTTTCCTCCTCCGCCATCACGTAGAAGAGTCCGTCCATCGTCTTGCCTACGACGTACTCGTCGAGGTTGAAGCGCTGCCTGGCGGCGACGCGGGCGGCCACGGGATTGCGCATGAGCTGGTTGTATTGCCTTACGACGCCAACGTTCTCCATGGCCTGGTGAACTATGGGAGCGAAGGCTTCGGTCAGCTGGTCGGAACTTTGGCGTTTGAAGTATTCGGTTGCGGCGGTGTCTCCGCCGGAGAGGATCTGCCGGGCATCGGCAAACGACATCTGCGTGACCGCAGCAATAAAGATCTGCTTGGCTGCCGGCGCCGCCTGCTCGGCAGCGCGATTCATTCCTAGTTCGAGCGAATCGACTTGTGATCCCATGCCGATCAGGCGCAGTCCGCTGCCAACATTGCGAAGTTTTTCCGGAAGCAGAATCCTGATGGCTTCATTCTTGAGAAAACCATCGGTGCGACCGGTCGCGGCTACAGCGTTTCGCGTGCTTACTGTCAGCGCTTCTTTAAGGCCGGCAACGATCTTGTCGTTCGATAATCCGCGATTCGCACTCGCGGCCTTGGCGGCAGTCGCTGCCTTTTGCCGAAGCTGGTCCCACGGTGATTGGGCGACGCAGAGGACGGTTAAGGTCGCGACGAGTACACCGCTACCGATCCACTTTTTCATGGCTTTCACGCGATTGACCGCCTCAGTCTAGCGGAGACGCGGGGGGCGGACTACGCACGAAAGGCTCACGCTTGTAACGATAAAAAGTAACAGCAGCTGGAAATCTGGCAGCAGTGTCAGATCGTGCTCATGTTGCCCAAAGACGTAAGAAGTTGATTGCGGAGCCCTAAGCTTCTCCAAACTGGATTCCGATCGCATCGAAGGCGAGAGGGTCCATGCATTGGACATTCACCTCCGCGCGACTGTCGCTCCCGTCGCGCAGCAGCTGCCAATAGAGCAGCTCCGTGATGGCACGGCGATAAAATTCTGCGTAGGGTCCTTGCAGCGTTTCAGGAACCATAAAATCGTCAACCGTGCTCACGCTAGTCCTCCCAGAATGACGAATTAATTAAGGAACTTCTATTCGTCTCTAACCCGCTTCTGATGCGACTTCCTCGTGAAACGGAACATCTGGTTGTAAAAATTTCTTAAGTGAAATGGACTCCATGAGCTGGAGCTATCACGAGAGCAGCTATCGGTTAGTCTTTGGGCGACTCAGCGTCTTTGAGGTTCTGTGGAAATGATTTGAAGTTCACTTCTCGCGACTTGGAGGAGACGTTCTTGTTGTCATCAAGGTCGAACTGTTTCAGTGTTCCCTGGATTGACCAGTACCCTTCCTTGTCCGGTGTCTTTGCCTCGCCTCGGCTAATCACGCCGGAGAATTCGTACCAGGTGCCATGAATCGGCTTGGTCGTGAAGCTGAGTCTCTTGCCGTCGAGTGAAGCCTTGCTGAAAAACTGATCGAGAAAGACGCCGCGATCGCTATCGCGCTCCCCGAAACGCGAGACAAAGCCCGAGACTTTCTCATCTTCGACAGTGACTTGCACAAATTCGCCGTCACGCAGGAAGGTGTACATTCCAGAGATTTGGGTAGCAAAACTATTTGCCTGGCTCGGGGACTCAGTCTGTTTTTTTTGATGGCGCTGACCTAGCAGCCCGAGCGGCGAAAACAGGCACACAATCGGCAACACAACAATTAGGCATTTCAATGGGATAGGACGGATGGCTGTCACCATTTGAGGCATTCTTCTGACCGGAAAGTTACCAGTTATCAAGGTATAATCCAGCTACTCAGTAAGTAAACGGGATTCGTCATGGCAGTTCCTGGCAGTAGGTCGCAGAAGTGGTTGCTCGAACCTGCGGCTACGCAGGAACTGGAAATCCGCCTGAACTGGGAGCTGCCTGCCTGGTTCCCCTCCGTTCGCGAAAACCTCACCTCCTTAGTTAAGCGCGAAAAACCACCCAAGCCCCTGGGTTTTCGCCCAGGTATCTTCTGGAAGGACGTATTTGTCGATCAGCAACTGAACTGGAAGAGCATCTTGCGGTCTTACGCTGGGCACGCAATCTTCGCCGGAGTCGTGTACGTGCTCTCGATGCCGTTCTACTGGAATCGAATCGTGAAGATCGAAACTTTCCACCACGACCGAATCACTTACATAAACCCCGAGGACGACATACTTGTTTCTGAGGCGACTCAGCCGCAAGCGATTGCACAGCGGCTTGCCCCACTGATCAGTCGCAGCTCCCGAGCTGCAGCTCCGTCGCTCAGCCAGGCTCGCCAACGCGTGGTGGCAGCGATGGCGATCCCAAAATGGTCCGACAATTCGACGCACAGCATCGTCGCGCCGGATGCTCCAAAGATTGTCTCTACCGCTCCAGTGCCGGACATTGTACTGTCGATTCCTGTGCCGCAAGCGCCTCCGGTTGCAGCGCTGGCAATGAACACACCGAAGCTGGTTGTCCCGGTACTTGATGTGACACCCGTTGCTCCTCCACCGGATGTCTCAAGTGCGACCGCGAGACTTCGCGCTCCGGTGTTGCCACAACCAGCTGCAATCGCGCCACCCGTTGCAATTAAAAGTGCCCGAGACTTAGCGAAAGTTGACCTTCTTGCAGTTCCCGCGCCGGTAAAGGCGGAACCTAAACTTCCCGTTCAGCAAAGCCATGCTATCCCGTTCCTAGGTATGCCGGAGCCAATTGCGCCTGCTCCCGATTTGAAGAACGCGGGCAGCACGCAGCTTAATAAAGCCGCGCTCGAACCAGCGCAGCCGATTGCGCCACCTCCCGGTCTCAATACCGTAGCCAATAGTGCTATTAGCACAACAAAAATGCCGGGCACAGCTGAGCCAGTTGCTCCTCCACCCGATCTAAGTACTGCCGGAACTGCAAGCTCAGCCTCCGGCATCCTGATCTCGATTAATCTGAATCCAGTTGCCGGCGCACCGCGCCTGCCAGATGGCAATCGCCGCGGAACCTTTGCCGGGCAGCCCAATGCAGAAAAAGACTCTGCCGGAACTCCCGCAAAACAAGCCGGTGGCACTGGCCCTGGTGGCGATTCACCCCTAGCCACCAGGGACGAATTGGGAATTGTCGCCGCCGCTGTACCACACGGAATTCTGAACGGCGCGCCGATCACTACAACGCAGGGCCTCACAGGGGCATTGAATTCGGCATCGGGGAGCGCTCTTCTCGCCATGGCGCGGCCGTCGAGAATCAGCTTACCCCCTCCAAGGGTTGCGACTTTGGTGGATGAACCCGACGCTCTCGATCAGAGAGTGTTTCGTGGACGCAAGTACTACACGATGGCGCTCAACACGCCGAATCTCACCTCTGCAGGTGGAAGCTGGATCTTCCGCTTCGCCGAACGTGATGTTAGTTCCAAAGCGGGAGACGTGACTGCTCCAATTGCGGTCCGTGAAGTCGATCCAGCGTATCCGGCAGACCTGATGAAGGATAATGTCCAAGGCATCGTCATCCTGTATGCGATCATCCGGGCTGACGGAACCGTGGCACAAGTCAAGGTACTCGAAGGATTCGACGACCGCCTCGATGAAAACGCGCGCAAGGCCCTGAGCGCGTGGCACTTCGTTCCCGGCACGCGCGACGGGAATCCGGTGGATCTTGAAGCTGTAGTGCGGATTCCCTTCCGCTCCAAGCGCCCTTTCTGAGTTCGCTAGACGCTCGCAGCGGCAACGGCAGGCTTCTCCAGCAGATGGTAGATTTCCTGGTTGACACACACCTCGTAATATTTTCGCGAGGTCCAGTCCTTAACCGTCATTGATTTCGCATCGACGTGTGGAATCGTGCCTTCACGTACGACGACCTTATGGAATGCGCCGGCAGCAATCGGAACCATGCCACTGAAGAAGCGAACCGGCTCGCCTGGCCAAAGTGAGAGCAGCTGCACGCGATGCTCTTTCAATGAAATTTCCTGCGAGAGCTTTTCGAACGCCGCCTTGCTGATCAACACACCATTGATGTTGTAGCGCACCAGAAATTCGTCAGGATTCTCAGTCACATCCCTATCCTGAACAGTCTGCAGATTAAAAACATTGAACGCCATCTGCTTGTCGACAATAAATTTGCGTGCGCCTTTGCTACACGAGGAGAGACGATCGCTCTCGTTCAGCGCCTTCGAAATCGTGATTCTCTGCGTTCCATACATCAGGTACATCGGCGCAGAGTTCTGATAAGAGATACCGATTCCAAGCTCAAGCGCCGGCAAGCCCTGCTTTTGCGATTGTTCGTTGTAAGCGCTCACAATGCCGACTATTTCCTTGGCCAGAATGCACGCGCGCGCCACACCAAGTCCGGTTTCGCCTTCGCGCTCAAACAACGCGAGAATCACCGCGTCCCCCTCGATGAATACCGTCGAAGCGTCGTACTTCGGCAGTAACTTGTTGATCGGTTCATAAAAATTGAGACTGAAGTATGACGCTGGATTCAGTCCTCGTTCGTACAGAGTGCGCGTGAGCGTCGTTGAATCCCGAATGTCAGCTTTCAAAATCACATGCCGGACAACTTTCTCTTCCCCACTCTTCTGCTCATCCGCAAGGAGAAATTCGTAGAGCGTGTTATTGATCGCCGAAAGTTCCTTGAGACGCTCAGATGCGATCACGTTCACCGCGTCCATAGCAGAGTTCAGCGATTCAAAACGCCGCAGGTCACGGTGATAGCGAACGAAGTCACCAAAGAATCGCGCCGATAGCTTGGCGCGATCAGGCCCCTTGCAGGCGTCAACTTTCTTCACAGCGCCGTTCAGATTGTCAGGCGAAATCTTCCCGTGCTCGTCTAGCAATGTCTCCACGCGCGTGCGCTCTGTTTTCGAGATTAGAGCATTCTTCAGTTGTTGCGGATTAATCGGTGGAGAGTACTGCGAAAGCAGCGGCACGGCCTCGTACGATGCAATCACGTGCTGGATTACATTTTCCTTTTCCAGCATCTCCACCCACGCGTCCAGCAGCGCGCGTTGCGCCTTTCCCTTAGGAAGACTCTCGACCGGCGCTCCTCCCGCAAAGAGTTCATGCGCGTTCTCGGGAACGTTGAGCAACTGATCCAGCGCCTCGTCGTTCTCAATGCCAGGAAGCTGCAGGGAGCGCAGAAAGTCACAGGCAATCGACTGCATGGTGTCAAAACGGTCCGGGTCACGGTCATAGTTACCGAGCATCACATACTGCTCAGCATTCAGATAGTCGTCGCGACCATCCTCTGTATAGAGCAGTCGATTCAGGAACAGATCGTAGATTTCGCTCTCCGCGTCGCCGAAGAACGAGCGGCGCATTCGCGAGATAGTCTCTTTCTCAATTTCGCGAATTGTCGAAAACAGCTCTTGCCCAACTTTCCTCAACACTGCTTTCTTGTTGATCTGGAAACGAGCAAAACGCTCGCGCAATTCCACGGCTTTGCTCAGAAACGCCTGGCGCGGACCGTCATAGGTCTTGAGCTTGGCACGACTTCGCTCCAGAGCTTGGGCGAACTGGGCTGACATTTCATTCCGCTGAAATTTGATGACGGCCAGTCTACCTAACAAATCGATCGATATGTTGCCTTCAGTCTTAGCCCGGTTGAGGGTGGCAATGTGGAGCTCCAGGAGTGCGCGCTTGAAACCGATTGCGTCGGCAACTTTCGCTTCCACAGAGTTGCCAGGCAGTCTGACTCTCGTGAGTGGACGCGAGCCCGTCGGCGCATCGTCCACCAAAGGCTCGATCTGTCCATGCCGGGTAATCAATCGGAAGATCTGATTCCGCGTGCTCTCCATGAACCGAGCACTGAGCACAACGTCGTGCCGGATGTTGTCCACTCCACGCACGAGGTTTTCCAGTTGGATGAACGGCTGATAGGACGAGAGCTGCGTCTGCTGCGCGTGTTCAGGGAGAGATCCGCCGCGTTGTAGGAAGCCGAATGCCATTGCAGGAATTAGCGATTAGCAATTAGCGATTTAGCCAAACTCCGTGGTAATAAACCTCTTCGTTGTCCTTAATCGCTGCTTGCAGCTGAGTCTAATCTGTCAAATGGCGGTCAGCACTGAGTGTTCAACCTCAATAACTGGTTACTTTGGTACAGCAGCGATTAGCAATTAGCAATCAGCCAAACATTGTTGAATCCAAGTGTTTGCTAATTGCTAATCCCTGATTGCCAATCGCTGGCCTTCCCCGCGACCGCGGGTTAATTCTTCGCGCTTCAACCAGCTTTGTATTCGGCAACATCCTCCCCCGGCTTAAAAATAGGATGTTGCTGTTGAGCCGGATCCATCATCGAGAGCTTCAGGTTGATGTCCTCGATATCCTTCCGCGCCCAGCCAACGCTGCTCACCTGGATCTTGCCGTCGCGATCCACGAGGTAGGCCGTGGGGACGTTCGTGAGTTTGTAAGCGTTTGAGACGATGTATCGCTGCGAGTCGTCAATCGCGACGGTAAAGCTAATGCCATACTTCTTCATGAAAGCTTGCGTGTCGGCGAGACTGTCCTGCGATATTCCAATGAAAGAAACCGCCTCAGGCTTGTGAAGCTGCGACATCCTCTCAAAGTAGGGAAAAGCATATTGGCAGGTGGGACAGCTCACTTTGAAGAAGGCCAAGACAGCAGGACCACGCTTCATCAACTCCGAAAGTACAACCGGTTTACCGGTCGTACTAGTGAGAGCAAACTCCTGAGCTTTCACACCAGTAGGAAGAGCCATTTCCTGAAAACTCCTTAAACAGATCGGACCTCAGCCAATTCGATTCTATGAGAGCAAGTTAAGCTTCCGCAAAATCTTGCGGGAAAGACCGGTAAGTGGCAGTTGACAAACATGAGTCAGGGAGATCCACCTGGTGTTTGAGCGACGTCGTAAGCTGTGGCCAGAAAAGACGTTCACGCTCCAATCGGTCGTGGTGATGGAATGCTTTACCGTGAGCAAAGGATCGCCAGCCTTCTCGTCATCTGCTTCCGGCAACTCCCACATTCCTGGCATGAGTCGCTCGTCCTGTGCGCGCTGCTGTAAGAGGATTGCGCCGCCGCGCCGGATCAACAGGAGAGCAGAAGACTTTCGCAGCCGTTTCTCAGTAATAGACGTCTCTTCAAGCTGCACGTCGCGCGATCTGCAGTGCTTCTTCACCGGACAACGCTGACAAAGTGGAACTCCGGGGAGACAAACCGTCGCTCCCAATTCCATCATTGCCTGGTTGAAGTCGCCCGGAGACTCTGGATCAAGCACTGCCTGAGCAGCCTCCCATAGTTCTTCTCCGCTTAATTGCTGCCGTAGCAAGCGTTCGAGCACGCGCTCTACATTGCCATCGACCACTGCCACAGGCTCTCCGAATGCAATACTCGCGATCGCATTCGCGGTGTAGCGCCCGATTCCCGGCAATGTAAGTAATTGCGCGGCCGTACCGGGAATTCGAGAATACGGCTCCGAGACCACGAGCTTCGCAGCCCGATGCAGCATCCGCGCACGACGGTAATATCCGAGCCCGCTCCAGACAGTCAAAACTTCTGCTTCATCCGCGGCCGCAAGCTGTCGCAGACTGGGAAACTTCTTCAGAAATCGCTTGTAGTGCTCGAGAACAGCCGCGACGCGAGTCTGCTGCAGCATGATCTCCGAAATCCAGATGCGATAGGGATCGCGTGTTCTTCGCCATGGCAAAGGACGCTGGTGTTCGCGATACCAGCTCAGCAGATTCCCCCGAAATTTTCGGGGTTGTGCCGCATTGGCGAGACTGATCGTCTGCGACATCGGTGGACGATCCTGATTGTATACGCCAGCTGTTGCCACGGACGGCATTGAGCAACGTGGTTCCGGCCGCCCTTGGCGGTACAAGA of the Acidobacteriota bacterium genome contains:
- a CDS encoding DUF4197 domain-containing protein, producing the protein MKKWIGSGVLVATLTVLCVAQSPWDQLRQKAATAAKAASANRGLSNDKIVAGLKEALTVSTRNAVAATGRTDGFLKNEAIRILLPEKLRNVGSGLRLIGMGSQVDSLELGMNRAAEQAAPAAKQIFIAAVTQMSFADARQILSGGDTAATEYFKRQSSDQLTEAFAPIVHQAMENVGVVRQYNQLMRNPVAARVAARQRFNLDEYVVGKTMDGLFYVMAEEEKKIRKDPMAQTTALLREVFGKPH
- a CDS encoding A/G-specific adenine glycosylase → MSQTISLANAAQPRKFRGNLLSWYREHQRPLPWRRTRDPYRIWISEIMLQQTRVAAVLEHYKRFLKKFPSLRQLAAADEAEVLTVWSGLGYYRRARMLHRAAKLVVSEPYSRIPGTAAQLLTLPGIGRYTANAIASIAFGEPVAVVDGNVERVLERLLRQQLSGEELWEAAQAVLDPESPGDFNQAMMELGATVCLPGVPLCQRCPVKKHCRSRDVQLEETSITEKRLRKSSALLLIRRGGAILLQQRAQDERLMPGMWELPEADDEKAGDPLLTVKHSITTTDWSVNVFSGHSLRRRSNTRWISLTHVCQLPLTGLSRKILRKLNLLS